In the genome of Nocardiopsis composta, one region contains:
- a CDS encoding GOLPH3/VPS74 family protein, translating to MPATPVIDPPPTPRDGGAEEHDMALTLPQRLYLLSYDLDRNRLDPVSAACRDHLLSAAALVELVLGGWVRDQGGRAVRTGVGAPGDSFLVEVLAGVSTDRPRPWVNAVMSQMTRAEGTVRGQLAAGGAVTVGRGRVLGLFPTRTVAPGRPEELRRLRERIRGAVLSGRDPQAVPIEDAALAVIAVEGDVWTLLAPKERRRHRKALRALRDRFDAEFPRLRRAICMAVAHSRSA from the coding sequence ATGCCCGCTACACCGGTCATCGACCCACCACCGACTCCCCGCGACGGCGGTGCCGAGGAGCACGACATGGCCCTGACTCTGCCGCAACGGCTCTACCTGCTCAGCTATGACCTCGACCGGAACCGGTTGGACCCGGTCAGTGCCGCCTGCCGGGATCATCTGCTGAGCGCCGCGGCGCTGGTCGAGCTGGTCCTCGGCGGGTGGGTGCGCGACCAGGGCGGTCGGGCGGTGCGCACCGGGGTCGGGGCGCCGGGGGACTCCTTCCTGGTCGAGGTGCTGGCCGGGGTGTCCACGGACCGGCCGCGGCCATGGGTCAACGCCGTCATGAGCCAGATGACGCGGGCCGAGGGGACCGTGCGCGGGCAGCTCGCCGCGGGCGGGGCGGTCACGGTGGGCCGCGGCCGGGTGCTGGGGCTGTTCCCCACCCGCACGGTCGCCCCCGGGCGCCCCGAAGAGCTCCGCCGGCTGCGCGAGCGGATCCGCGGGGCGGTCCTCTCCGGCCGCGATCCGCAGGCGGTCCCCATCGAGGACGCGGCCCTGGCCGTGATCGCGGTCGAGGGCGACGTCTGGACCCTGCTCGCCCCGAAGGAGCGCAGGCGGCACAGGAAGGCGCTCCGGGCGCTCCGCGACCGCTTCGACGCCGAGTTCCCCAGGCTGCGCAGGGCGATCTGCATGGCCGTGGCGCACAGCAGGTCCGCCTAG
- a CDS encoding CPBP family intramembrane glutamic endopeptidase, producing the protein MSTSRSAHPRRPAPAGPDSPVRPGWAEIAVGLLALVAATAVLLLFGPLGMDLDPVPYGLVVAAWSGVAGLAGFGAAVLVRIRSLGAFSVRRTTWRWMGIGVLGGVAALVVKGVLTSGLTALTGLGSDPQGMYYDAAGGGALPMVLTLLFLAVLTPIGEEFLFRGVVANALLRYGPVTGVLSSSVVFALFHGVNIVLPAALVVGAVAAEAMRRSGSIWPAVAVHAVNNAALPLLVLLTGYGGPA; encoded by the coding sequence ATGTCGACCTCGCGTTCCGCGCATCCGCGGCGGCCGGCGCCGGCCGGTCCCGACTCCCCGGTGCGCCCGGGCTGGGCCGAGATCGCGGTCGGCCTGCTCGCCCTGGTGGCCGCCACGGCCGTGCTCCTGCTCTTCGGGCCGCTGGGGATGGACCTGGACCCGGTGCCCTACGGGCTGGTGGTCGCCGCCTGGTCGGGGGTGGCCGGCCTGGCCGGCTTCGGTGCGGCCGTGCTGGTGCGCATCCGCTCACTCGGCGCCTTCAGCGTGCGCCGCACCACCTGGCGCTGGATGGGCATCGGCGTCCTCGGGGGAGTGGCCGCCCTGGTCGTCAAGGGGGTACTGACCTCTGGCCTCACGGCCCTGACCGGCCTCGGCTCCGACCCCCAGGGCATGTACTACGACGCGGCCGGCGGCGGCGCGCTGCCGATGGTCCTGACCCTGCTGTTCCTGGCCGTGCTCACCCCCATCGGCGAGGAGTTCCTCTTCCGCGGGGTCGTCGCCAACGCGCTGCTGCGCTACGGGCCGGTCACCGGGGTGCTGTCCAGCTCGGTGGTCTTCGCGCTGTTCCACGGCGTCAACATCGTCCTGCCCGCCGCGCTCGTGGTGGGCGCCGTCGCCGCCGAGGCGATGCGCCGCAGCGGATCGATCTGGCCCGCGGTGGCCGTGCACGCCGTGAACAACGCGGCCCTGCCGCTGCTGGTGCTCCTCACCGGGTACGGCGGGCCGGCCTGA
- a CDS encoding LacI family DNA-binding transcriptional regulator codes for MAARAGVSLATASRVLNDSDRRVGREHRDRVLRAARELNYRTDLSAQAMARGSAPVLALLVSSIDDPYFSAIAAGVAESAHAHGVIVTIAITARDSERELTSVRTLRGQRPRAILVGGSRSSDDPRSEELLEELRSFASTGGRAVFVSQPVGGLGAVRPDNAAGAAELGAAVTELGYRRAAVITGAEHLQTVAERVEGLRRGLEPAGGRIALVERDDFDRAGGYRCTRRLIESGRIAEADVLCAGNDVMAIGAMTALRDGGIEPGRDIAVTGFNDIETAADVTPRLTTVRFPLAEIGRRAADLALDSAEPPTEDVLVAGSVVLRASSPPRTA; via the coding sequence GTGGCCGCCCGCGCGGGGGTGTCCCTGGCGACGGCCTCGCGGGTGCTCAACGACAGCGACCGCAGGGTCGGCCGGGAGCACCGGGACCGGGTCCTGCGGGCGGCCCGGGAGCTGAACTACCGGACCGACCTGTCCGCGCAGGCGATGGCCAGGGGGAGCGCCCCGGTCCTCGCCCTGCTCGTCAGCAGCATCGACGACCCCTACTTCTCCGCCATCGCCGCCGGCGTGGCCGAGTCGGCCCACGCGCACGGCGTGATCGTCACGATCGCGATCACCGCCCGCGACAGCGAGCGCGAGCTCACCTCCGTGCGCACGCTCCGCGGGCAGCGCCCCCGCGCCATCCTGGTGGGCGGGAGCCGGTCCTCCGACGACCCCCGCTCCGAGGAGCTGCTCGAAGAGCTCCGGAGCTTCGCCTCCACCGGCGGCAGGGCCGTCTTCGTCAGCCAGCCGGTGGGCGGCCTGGGCGCGGTGCGCCCGGACAACGCCGCCGGCGCGGCGGAGCTCGGCGCGGCCGTCACGGAGCTGGGCTACCGCAGGGCCGCGGTGATCACCGGTGCGGAGCACCTCCAGACGGTCGCGGAGCGGGTGGAGGGCCTGCGGCGGGGACTGGAGCCCGCGGGAGGCCGGATAGCCCTGGTCGAGCGGGACGACTTCGACCGCGCCGGGGGCTACCGGTGCACCCGCCGGCTCATCGAGTCCGGGCGGATCGCCGAGGCCGACGTGCTGTGCGCGGGGAACGACGTCATGGCGATCGGCGCGATGACAGCGCTGCGCGACGGCGGGATCGAGCCGGGCCGCGACATCGCCGTCACCGGCTTCAACGACATCGAGACCGCCGCGGACGTCACCCCCCGGCTCACCACCGTCCGCTTCCCCCTCGCCGAGATCGGCCGCCGGGCGGCCGACCTGGCCCTCGATTCCGCGGAGCCGCCCACCGAGGACGTGCTCGTCGCGGGGAGCGTGGTCCTGCGCGCCTCCTCTCCCCCGCGGACCGCCTGA